From a region of the uncultured Draconibacterium sp. genome:
- a CDS encoding alpha/beta hydrolase-fold protein, producing MKTLLVISLFCTMLACSHSNKNPNPEFKKYAGFQSEYIGPRNVEIMLPPNYDPNKKYDVLYMHDGQNVFDPFTAFYNNEWGVDEAVADLMKTGEIRPVIVVAVWNTEIRFQEYMPNKPVEAIQELRKNSGLMNDLLSDEYLKFLVYELKPFVDENFSTINKPENTFIMGSSMGGLISCYALCEYPEVFGGAGCVSTHWPALDGVFLPYVKNNLPNPSNHKFYFDFGTATLDSLYEPYQIQVDQMMRENNYEEDVNWMTRKFEGAKHNEIDWRERVHIPLKFLLKP from the coding sequence ATGAAAACATTATTAGTTATTAGTCTTTTTTGTACAATGTTGGCTTGTTCACACTCCAACAAAAACCCAAATCCTGAATTTAAAAAATATGCAGGATTTCAATCTGAATATATTGGACCCAGGAATGTGGAAATTATGCTCCCTCCGAATTATGATCCCAACAAAAAATATGATGTACTGTATATGCATGACGGGCAGAATGTATTTGATCCCTTTACTGCTTTTTACAATAACGAATGGGGAGTTGACGAGGCTGTTGCAGACTTGATGAAAACGGGAGAAATAAGACCTGTTATTGTTGTTGCTGTTTGGAATACTGAAATTCGTTTTCAGGAATATATGCCTAATAAACCTGTGGAGGCCATTCAGGAATTACGTAAAAACAGTGGATTAATGAATGATTTGCTGTCAGATGAATACCTGAAGTTTCTTGTTTATGAGTTGAAGCCATTTGTAGATGAAAATTTTAGCACCATTAATAAGCCGGAAAATACTTTTATAATGGGATCAAGTATGGGAGGTTTAATATCCTGTTATGCTTTATGTGAATATCCTGAAGTTTTTGGAGGAGCCGGTTGTGTTTCTACACACTGGCCAGCCCTTGATGGAGTTTTCCTTCCATATGTTAAGAATAATCTCCCAAATCCATCTAATCATAAGTTTTACTTTGATTTTGGAACTGCCACTCTTGATTCTCTTTACGAACCATATCAAATACAGGTTGATCAAATGATGAGAGAGAATAACTATGAAGAGGATGTGAATTGGATGACCCGTAAGTTTGAAGGAGCTAAACATAACGAAATAGACTGGAGAGAGAGGGTACATATTCCATTAAAATTTTTGTTAAAACCTTAA
- a CDS encoding carboxylesterase family protein has protein sequence MQNSRRQFIRLTSISGLGLGYGLSAKADSLENQEVYAEDEQSLYVGDKIAVTDTIHGKVRGFILNHVYTFLGIPYGADTGGRNRFMPPKSPPPWKNVYPALWWGDSAPQDLANRYKNPYSSFVDHWNYEGVSEDCLRVNVWTPEINGTSNRPVIVWLHGGGFTAGNAIEQDDYHGENLSRKGDVVFCSLNHRLNAFGFSDFSEMGAPGFEKSGNVGMLDIVLALNWVQQNISNFGGDPNNVCLMGQSGGATKITSLMAMPKAKNLFHKAVLLSGGRLTLGDNDLSSRIANTILHEGRIGKGQIGKLQEMSWDEYLSLSSSVITKIRHEKYQRGNHERVEWGPVVDGLVIPKHPFEPDAIQHVENIPTLICSTLNESAPGQFSAEFENMSLKDVQRQLEKRYGEETGAIVNAYAQSFPRRKPIEIWSMILSNRSGAIALANRKAKQNASVFLAWFAWQPPLFNNRLRAFHCSDICFWLYNTDRMLTHTGGGKRPRELSEKMVASLLSFVRNGSPLCSEMPEWKPYSPENGETMILDDKSILVHDPDRQARKIIENYKTF, from the coding sequence ATGCAAAATAGCAGAAGACAATTTATACGATTAACAAGTATTTCAGGATTGGGACTGGGTTATGGGCTTTCTGCGAAAGCAGATTCTTTGGAAAATCAAGAAGTTTATGCTGAAGACGAACAAAGCTTGTATGTGGGCGATAAGATTGCCGTAACAGATACTATTCATGGAAAAGTCAGAGGATTTATACTTAATCATGTCTATACTTTTCTTGGTATTCCTTATGGTGCAGACACGGGTGGTAGAAACCGATTTATGCCACCTAAATCACCACCTCCATGGAAAAATGTTTATCCTGCTCTTTGGTGGGGAGACAGCGCACCACAGGACTTGGCTAATCGTTATAAAAATCCTTACAGTTCATTTGTCGATCATTGGAATTACGAAGGAGTGAGTGAGGATTGTCTTCGCGTTAATGTTTGGACACCTGAAATTAATGGTACTTCAAATCGGCCGGTAATAGTGTGGTTACACGGTGGTGGCTTTACAGCAGGCAATGCTATTGAACAGGATGATTATCACGGCGAAAACCTAAGCAGAAAAGGCGATGTTGTATTTTGTTCTCTTAATCATCGACTAAATGCCTTTGGATTTTCTGATTTTTCGGAAATGGGAGCTCCTGGTTTTGAAAAATCAGGTAACGTGGGAATGTTGGATATCGTACTTGCATTAAACTGGGTTCAACAAAACATTAGCAATTTTGGTGGAGATCCCAATAATGTATGCTTAATGGGGCAATCGGGCGGAGCAACAAAAATAACCAGCTTAATGGCAATGCCCAAGGCAAAAAATCTTTTTCACAAGGCCGTTTTATTGAGTGGTGGAAGACTTACTCTTGGCGATAATGATTTATCATCCCGAATTGCAAATACTATTCTACATGAAGGGAGAATAGGCAAGGGACAGATTGGTAAGCTTCAGGAAATGTCTTGGGATGAATATCTTTCTCTTTCTTCTTCTGTAATTACTAAAATCAGACACGAAAAATACCAGAGAGGGAATCACGAACGGGTAGAGTGGGGACCAGTTGTTGACGGTTTGGTAATTCCCAAGCATCCTTTTGAGCCGGACGCAATCCAACACGTTGAAAATATTCCGACATTGATTTGTTCAACATTGAACGAAAGTGCACCAGGACAGTTTAGTGCAGAGTTTGAAAATATGTCGTTGAAAGATGTTCAGCGACAATTAGAGAAAAGGTATGGCGAAGAAACTGGAGCAATTGTAAATGCTTATGCACAAAGTTTTCCGCGCAGGAAACCAATTGAAATTTGGTCGATGATTTTAAGTAATCGATCCGGGGCAATTGCGCTGGCCAACAGAAAAGCTAAGCAAAATGCTTCTGTTTTCTTAGCCTGGTTTGCATGGCAGCCACCTTTGTTTAATAACCGTTTAAGGGCATTTCATTGTTCGGATATATGTTTCTGGCTATACAATACAGATAGGATGTTAACACATACCGGAGGCGGGAAAAGACCCAGAGAATTATCTGAAAAGATGGTTGCATCGCTACTCAGTTTTGTTCGTAACGGATCACCTCTTTGTTCTGAGATGCCAGAATGGAAACCATATTCTCCGGAGAATGGAGAAACAATGATCCTGGATGACAAATCCATTTTGGTGCATGACCCAGACAGACAAGCACGAAAAATAATAGAGAATTACAAAACTTTTTAA
- a CDS encoding SusE domain-containing protein, whose amino-acid sequence MKSILKYMFFIWIVSLTSCIHKDEEYAPLINYLESPELISSIEDGDFILFEEDAADTLFELSWNQADFGYDAAISYVVELDELGNDFSNSLEILNDNTFSMTLTVQSLNEFLTIMGIDPYVKKDMELRVSGVVGDAAQRQSSNVISFKVVPYKLKLAPIYMLGSGTVVGWDNVNPVEVPHLYDKVYGTVSTFIPNEWYKFIRDPGTWAPMWGSDGTGNNVSGILQYRATDADSDPASIPTPDTEGDYRVLVDIQNMTYAVYPIPETVYLSLGNSSSDLFTFNRTDVGIYELEIDFDGSSVGWNIYAGTSLEEVPFWGTDENGSYNWGQLVYSENAEGTQPLSITSPEQAGTYLVTINFIENTYTVILK is encoded by the coding sequence ATGAAATCGATATTAAAATATATGTTTTTTATATGGATCGTAAGTTTAACTTCCTGTATCCATAAAGATGAAGAGTATGCTCCCCTTATAAATTATCTTGAAAGTCCTGAATTGATATCCAGCATTGAAGATGGAGATTTTATATTGTTTGAAGAAGACGCTGCTGATACGCTCTTTGAATTAAGCTGGAATCAGGCTGATTTTGGTTATGATGCAGCAATCAGTTATGTCGTCGAACTGGATGAGCTTGGGAATGACTTCTCAAATTCTTTGGAGATACTAAATGACAATACTTTCTCGATGACATTAACGGTTCAAAGTCTTAATGAGTTTTTAACCATAATGGGCATAGATCCATATGTAAAAAAGGATATGGAGTTAAGAGTGTCTGGAGTTGTGGGTGATGCAGCACAAAGGCAAAGTTCCAATGTTATTTCTTTTAAAGTAGTACCTTACAAACTGAAACTGGCCCCGATTTATATGCTTGGTTCTGGAACAGTTGTTGGCTGGGATAATGTAAACCCGGTGGAGGTTCCTCATTTGTATGATAAAGTCTACGGGACAGTATCAACATTTATCCCGAATGAGTGGTATAAGTTTATTCGCGATCCAGGAACATGGGCACCTATGTGGGGGTCTGATGGAACAGGAAACAATGTTAGTGGCATTCTTCAATATCGGGCTACCGACGCTGACAGCGATCCGGCTTCAATACCAACACCGGATACAGAAGGAGACTACCGGGTATTGGTTGATATTCAAAATATGACATATGCCGTTTACCCCATTCCGGAAACCGTTTACCTCTCGTTGGGTAATTCATCTTCCGACTTATTTACTTTCAATCGCACAGATGTTGGCATTTATGAGCTTGAAATAGACTTCGATGGTTCATCTGTTGGCTGGAATATTTATGCAGGAACTTCTTTAGAAGAGGTGCCATTCTGGGGAACAGATGAGAATGGTTCATATAATTGGGGCCAATTAGTTTACTCTGAAAATGCTGAAGGAACTCAGCCGTTATCGATTACATCTCCGGAGCAAGCCGGAACTTATTTGGTTACAATCAATTTTATTGAAAATACCTATACGGTAATACTAAAATAA
- a CDS encoding RagB/SusD family nutrient uptake outer membrane protein, translating to MNTNYKKYLILFVGIISILVSSCISDLDTLPRDKDELTSDKVYQDPDYYKQVLSKLYAGLALSGQSGPSGSNDLSGLDEGFGQYLRALWYAQELPTDEVIIAWNDGNLRDFHDIEWTPSNEFITNLYYRILYQVTLCNEFLRETTDEKLNGRDFEDSVKEEIKSFRSEARFLRALSYYHAIDLFGSIPFVTEEDEVGAFFPQQISRKDLFDFVEKELKEIEPLITTAGQAEYGRADQSAVWMVLSKMYLNAEVYIDEAKYSECAEYSQKIIDVGYGLEDNYENLFLADNHLSEGVIFPINYDGIQSRSYGGTDFIIHACIGNTLEPTTLGVDGGWAGIRTTKEMVAKFKDLSLIKSATISNKSAAVYPVVYLPGNYQSASGYSEFDWSFDNVPTLASVNSDSNYEGYIYFADDNSQFKITETPDWNAGWGSADGVLSNDGDNLIASEAGYYKINVDMGSDPKTYSVQKVDWGIIGSATEGQWDVSQSMNFDPETKIWSAQIDLVPGDIKFIANNDWGIALGVDAFTGGLSYWGDNISIADAGTYSIELDVNSPDFTFSIVRSSFDRREMFYTEDQTLEIDDIFEFSQGYLVIKWKNITSAGEMGSDASFVDTDFPFFRVAEAYMNYAEAVLRGAANGNLATALEYVNRIRTRAYTDNSGNISSEDLTLDFILDERAREFYWEGHRRTDLIRFGKFVGNDYLWAWKGGVKEGKAVNERYRLYPIPASEMTANINLTQTPGY from the coding sequence ATGAATACGAATTATAAAAAATACCTGATACTATTTGTTGGCATCATATCAATATTGGTTAGTTCGTGTATTAGCGATCTTGATACTTTGCCACGCGATAAAGACGAACTAACTTCAGACAAGGTTTATCAAGATCCTGATTACTATAAACAAGTATTGTCAAAGCTTTATGCAGGATTAGCATTAAGCGGACAGTCCGGTCCATCAGGAAGTAACGATTTAAGTGGGCTTGATGAAGGATTCGGCCAATACTTGAGAGCTTTGTGGTATGCGCAGGAATTACCAACTGATGAGGTTATTATTGCCTGGAACGATGGTAATTTACGAGATTTCCATGATATTGAATGGACTCCTAGCAATGAGTTTATTACCAATTTATATTATCGCATATTATACCAGGTAACATTGTGTAATGAATTTTTACGCGAAACCACAGACGAAAAACTTAATGGTCGTGATTTTGAAGACAGCGTAAAAGAAGAAATAAAATCATTTCGTAGCGAAGCCCGCTTTTTAAGAGCGTTAAGTTATTACCATGCCATTGATTTATTTGGGAGTATTCCTTTTGTAACCGAGGAAGATGAGGTCGGGGCATTTTTCCCTCAGCAAATTTCAAGAAAAGATTTATTTGATTTTGTAGAGAAAGAATTGAAAGAGATTGAACCGCTAATTACAACTGCAGGACAAGCCGAATACGGAAGAGCAGATCAATCTGCAGTGTGGATGGTGCTCTCTAAAATGTATTTGAATGCCGAGGTCTATATTGATGAAGCAAAATATTCAGAGTGTGCTGAATACTCACAAAAAATAATTGATGTTGGATATGGATTGGAAGATAATTATGAAAATCTGTTCTTAGCTGATAACCATCTTTCAGAAGGAGTAATCTTTCCCATAAATTATGACGGTATTCAATCACGTTCATATGGTGGTACCGATTTTATAATTCATGCCTGTATTGGAAATACATTAGAACCAACCACACTTGGAGTAGATGGAGGATGGGCTGGAATCCGAACCACAAAAGAAATGGTTGCAAAATTTAAGGATTTATCATTGATAAAGAGTGCCACCATAAGTAATAAAAGTGCAGCCGTTTACCCTGTTGTATATTTGCCTGGTAATTATCAAAGTGCTTCAGGTTATAGTGAATTTGACTGGTCGTTTGATAATGTCCCAACATTAGCATCAGTTAATTCCGATAGCAATTACGAGGGCTATATTTACTTTGCTGATGACAATTCTCAATTTAAGATTACCGAAACTCCTGATTGGAATGCAGGCTGGGGAAGCGCAGATGGTGTACTTTCGAATGATGGTGATAATCTTATTGCATCTGAAGCCGGTTACTATAAAATAAATGTTGACATGGGCTCGGATCCAAAAACTTATTCTGTACAGAAGGTGGACTGGGGAATTATTGGTAGCGCAACAGAAGGCCAATGGGATGTTTCTCAGTCCATGAATTTTGATCCGGAAACAAAAATCTGGTCGGCACAAATTGACCTGGTGCCCGGCGATATTAAGTTTATAGCCAACAACGACTGGGGAATTGCCTTAGGAGTTGATGCATTTACAGGAGGTCTGAGTTATTGGGGAGATAATATTAGCATTGCAGATGCCGGTACCTATTCTATTGAACTGGATGTGAATTCGCCTGATTTTACGTTTAGCATCGTTAGAAGTAGTTTTGATCGACGCGAGATGTTCTATACCGAAGATCAGACTTTAGAGATAGATGATATCTTTGAATTTTCACAAGGCTACCTGGTTATCAAGTGGAAAAATATAACAAGTGCAGGCGAGATGGGCTCAGATGCTTCGTTTGTTGATACAGATTTTCCCTTTTTCAGAGTTGCTGAAGCCTACATGAATTACGCAGAGGCCGTTTTGCGAGGAGCTGCAAATGGCAACCTGGCAACAGCACTTGAATACGTAAATAGAATTCGCACACGTGCATATACCGATAATTCAGGTAATATCTCATCGGAAGATTTAACTCTTGATTTCATTTTGGATGAACGTGCAAGGGAATTTTATTGGGAAGGCCACCGAAGAACAGACTTAATACGATTCGGAAAGTTTGTGGGTAACGATTATTTATGGGCCTGGAAAGGTGGAGTAAAAGAGGGAAAAGCTGTTAACGAACGTTATCGCTTGTATCCAATTCCTGCATCTGAGATGACCGCTAATATAAATCTGACACAAACACCAGGTTATTAA
- a CDS encoding TonB-dependent receptor produces the protein MGQSRQITGKVTDATSDETLPGVTVVLKGTTIGTITGMNGEFAINAAKGDVLRFSFVGYEEKEVVVNDEIEIDVVLEQSVESLEEVVVIGYGSTKKKDATGSVEALNSSDFNKGAITSAQELLSGRMAGVQVTTAGGAPGDGVVIRIRGGSSLSASNDPLIVIDGVTVDSDGISGMRNPLNTIHPSDIESFTVLKDASATAIYGSRASNGVIIITTKKGKKGESLHVDINSFATVSEPRGSVDVLNATEFSELVARRYPENNRPVELLGEANTDWQDVIFRTSYSQDHNIGITGNIKNIPFRLSAAYTNQNGILKESGLERKTLSLGLNPTFFDDHLRINVNVRGMIVENQFANQGSIGSAMIFDPTQYPLDETSEYGGYFTWLQENGNPINLAPSNPLAMLDLSEASSEVMRSIGNVQLDYKFHFLPELRANLNLGYDISDSETEYFTPVYASWAYNEQHGGGGMGYGSQKRENLLLDFYLNYARNLEKLDSRIDVMAGYSWQHYWRYGDNYSANVNETVLYGDTDYDTENYQLSFFGRLNYSFKEKYLLTLTLRHDGSSRFSKDTRWGTFPSMAFAWRIKDEGFLKNVDKVSDLKFRVGYGVTGQQNISSGDYPYLPRYTFSEDNAKYQLGDTFYTTLRPEGYDANIKWEETETYNIGIDYGFYNNRITGVIDAYYKKTNDLINFIPVPGGTNLTNQILTNVGNLENRGVEFSLNVIPVQKKNLTWEIGYNLTYNKNEITKLTATDDPTYVGVNVGGISGYGNTIQIHSVGYPMYSFYVYEQVYDTDGTPLEGVYVDRNNDGIISNDDRYHYKKAAPDLFMGFNTTLNWKNWDISLAGRIALDNYVYNNVWSSNGTFNRLYDSSGFLSNLNRNVLETEFENPQYLSDYYIRHASYLRLDNISLGYTFNKVIGEKSTLRLYSTVQNVFVISDYEGLDPEVIGGIDNNIYPRPTTVQLGVNLSF, from the coding sequence ATGGGGCAGTCCAGGCAGATCACAGGAAAAGTTACAGATGCAACATCAGATGAAACGCTTCCCGGGGTTACTGTTGTACTAAAAGGAACAACCATTGGTACTATCACTGGCATGAATGGAGAATTTGCCATAAATGCAGCAAAAGGCGATGTTTTGAGGTTTTCTTTTGTAGGGTATGAAGAAAAGGAAGTTGTTGTTAACGACGAAATTGAAATTGACGTTGTACTGGAACAGTCAGTAGAATCTCTTGAAGAAGTTGTTGTAATTGGTTATGGTTCTACTAAAAAGAAAGATGCAACAGGCTCTGTTGAAGCATTAAATTCAAGTGATTTTAATAAAGGTGCCATAACATCAGCCCAGGAATTACTCTCTGGCCGAATGGCTGGAGTGCAGGTAACAACGGCTGGCGGAGCTCCCGGAGATGGAGTGGTAATTCGAATAAGAGGAGGTTCTTCCTTATCGGCAAGTAATGATCCATTAATAGTTATTGATGGTGTTACCGTAGATAGTGATGGAATTAGCGGGATGAGAAATCCTTTAAATACTATTCATCCATCCGACATCGAAAGTTTTACGGTTTTGAAAGATGCATCAGCGACTGCCATATATGGTTCAAGAGCATCGAATGGTGTTATTATTATAACTACAAAAAAAGGGAAAAAGGGCGAATCACTTCATGTGGACATTAACTCATTTGCAACAGTAAGTGAACCGAGAGGTAGTGTTGATGTGTTAAACGCAACTGAATTTAGCGAATTGGTTGCCAGAAGGTATCCCGAGAATAATAGACCTGTGGAGTTATTGGGTGAAGCAAATACCGATTGGCAGGATGTAATTTTCAGAACCTCTTACAGTCAGGATCATAATATTGGTATTACCGGTAATATTAAAAATATCCCATTTCGTTTATCGGCAGCATACACTAACCAAAATGGAATTTTAAAGGAATCTGGTTTAGAACGCAAAACATTGTCGTTGGGCCTCAATCCAACATTTTTTGATGATCATTTACGTATTAACGTGAATGTTAGAGGGATGATAGTTGAAAATCAGTTTGCCAATCAGGGATCAATTGGTTCTGCAATGATTTTCGATCCTACACAATATCCTTTAGATGAAACAAGCGAGTATGGAGGGTATTTTACCTGGTTACAAGAAAACGGTAATCCAATAAATCTTGCACCTTCCAATCCATTGGCTATGCTCGATTTGAGTGAGGCTTCATCCGAAGTAATGAGAAGTATTGGAAATGTTCAGCTCGACTATAAGTTCCATTTTTTACCTGAACTGCGAGCAAACTTAAATTTAGGATATGATATTTCGGATAGTGAGACTGAATATTTTACTCCTGTTTATGCATCGTGGGCTTATAATGAACAACATGGAGGAGGAGGTATGGGCTATGGCTCACAGAAGAGAGAAAACCTATTGTTAGATTTTTATCTCAATTATGCACGCAATCTGGAGAAGCTAGATAGTCGTATTGATGTGATGGCAGGTTACTCCTGGCAACATTACTGGCGATATGGAGACAATTACTCTGCCAATGTAAATGAGACCGTTTTATATGGCGATACAGATTATGACACAGAGAATTACCAACTTTCTTTTTTCGGAAGACTAAACTATTCCTTCAAGGAAAAATATTTGTTAACCTTAACATTAAGACACGATGGATCATCTCGCTTTTCAAAAGATACACGTTGGGGGACATTCCCATCCATGGCTTTTGCCTGGAGAATAAAAGATGAAGGTTTCCTTAAAAATGTGGATAAAGTTTCAGATTTAAAATTTAGAGTTGGCTATGGTGTAACCGGTCAGCAAAATATATCAAGTGGCGATTATCCTTATTTACCGCGATATACATTCAGCGAGGACAATGCTAAATATCAACTGGGAGATACTTTTTATACAACACTGCGACCTGAAGGTTATGATGCAAATATTAAGTGGGAAGAAACTGAAACCTATAACATAGGTATTGATTATGGTTTTTATAACAACCGTATTACGGGTGTTATAGATGCTTACTACAAAAAAACGAATGATCTCATCAACTTTATACCGGTACCGGGCGGAACTAATCTAACCAACCAGATTTTAACAAATGTGGGTAATCTGGAAAATAGAGGTGTTGAATTTTCTTTAAATGTAATACCGGTACAGAAAAAGAACCTGACCTGGGAAATTGGTTATAACCTGACCTATAACAAAAACGAGATTACAAAATTAACAGCTACTGATGATCCTACTTATGTTGGTGTAAATGTAGGCGGTATTAGCGGGTATGGCAACACCATCCAAATTCATAGCGTAGGATATCCAATGTACTCGTTTTATGTATATGAACAGGTTTACGATACGGATGGAACTCCACTTGAAGGAGTATATGTCGACCGAAATAATGATGGAATTATTAGTAATGATGATCGCTATCATTATAAAAAAGCTGCTCCAGATCTTTTCATGGGATTTAATACAACATTAAATTGGAAAAACTGGGATATAAGCCTGGCAGGCCGAATAGCTCTTGATAACTACGTCTATAATAATGTTTGGTCGTCAAACGGAACTTTTAATCGTTTATACGACTCATCAGGCTTCCTTTCAAATTTAAACAGAAATGTGCTTGAAACAGAATTTGAGAATCCACAATACCTCTCTGATTACTATATCCGCCATGCTTCGTACTTACGCCTCGACAATATCTCGTTGGGATATACTTTTAACAAAGTAATTGGCGAAAAGTCAACTTTGAGATTGTATTCTACAGTACAAAATGTTTTTGTAATCAGTGATTACGAGGGCCTCGATCCTGAAGTAATTGGGGGAATTGATAACAATATTTATCCCCGCCCAACAACTGTTCAACTGGGTGTTAATCTAAGTTTCTAA
- a CDS encoding histidine kinase has protein sequence MYDKADVMKLVESEHEILNSILNNRIIQHTFYWTSYLFFFGFMWGTYDNNFEKSFLIEIINMPLKMVMVYFIIYYLLPHYLFQKKILHFFAYFALTILLTAIIRRYTDNYIIQEYFLSYGKLPIFDPNQFIYTLLKINLVLVLPMTLKITENVFSSDRKQRLLEKEKLEAELMFLKNQTHPHFLFNTLNNLYSLVLKKSDKSLNVILKLSELLRYMLYETNASRVSIQKELNSIKSYIELEKIRYGKRVDLSFNTWGNFTVDGIAPMLIIPFIENSFKHCTSGSNGEGWITIDMSILEHSFSLKIENSVPPNTQEITDAHGIGLKNVKRRLELLYEKDHELIIEESSDSYLVNLKLNLKSRR, from the coding sequence ATGTATGATAAAGCAGACGTAATGAAACTAGTTGAGTCAGAACATGAAATTCTAAACAGTATATTAAATAACAGGATAATACAACATACCTTTTATTGGACGAGTTACCTGTTCTTTTTTGGTTTTATGTGGGGCACCTACGACAATAATTTTGAAAAAAGCTTCCTGATTGAAATAATTAATATGCCTTTGAAAATGGTAATGGTTTATTTCATCATTTATTATTTGTTACCCCATTATTTATTTCAGAAAAAAATCCTTCATTTTTTTGCCTATTTTGCACTTACAATTTTGCTGACGGCAATAATCAGGAGGTACACGGATAACTACATAATTCAGGAGTACTTTCTATCTTATGGGAAACTCCCCATTTTCGATCCAAATCAATTCATTTATACCTTGCTAAAAATAAATCTGGTTTTGGTATTGCCAATGACTTTAAAAATTACCGAAAACGTTTTTAGCAGCGATAGAAAACAACGTTTATTGGAAAAAGAAAAACTGGAAGCTGAGTTAATGTTTTTAAAAAATCAAACACATCCACACTTCCTTTTCAATACACTCAATAACCTTTATTCACTTGTTCTTAAAAAATCAGATAAATCACTAAATGTTATCCTCAAACTTTCTGAACTTTTACGTTACATGCTTTATGAAACAAATGCCTCCAGAGTCAGTATCCAAAAAGAATTAAATTCGATCAAGAGTTATATTGAACTTGAAAAAATACGATACGGCAAACGAGTTGATTTAAGCTTTAACACATGGGGAAACTTTACTGTTGACGGAATTGCCCCAATGCTTATAATCCCGTTTATTGAGAATAGCTTTAAACACTGCACCAGTGGTTCGAATGGAGAAGGATGGATAACTATTGACATGAGTATATTGGAACATTCTTTTAGCCTAAAAATTGAGAACAGCGTACCTCCGAACACCCAGGAAATTACTGATGCACATGGAATAGGTTTGAAAAATGTAAAACGTAGGCTGGAATTACTTTACGAAAAAGATCACGAATTAATAATTGAAGAATCAAGTGATTCTTATCTTGTAAATTTGAAGTTAAACTTGAAATCAAGAAGATGA
- a CDS encoding LytTR family DNA-binding domain-containing protein produces MKIKCLIVDDEELAIDIIDDYIKRLEFLEIKGKCKNAIEALNMLNSTKIDLIFLDIQMPGLTGLQLMKNIANPPQVIFTTAYSEFALEGFELEALDYLIKPISFERFIKAVNRYFKLNNFNNLIINEKIEESSNPFIFVKSDKKMLKVFLSTITHIESIRNYVTIYLNDDSQIKTHNTISNIEQKLTEPGFLRIHRSYIVSTDKIESYTTGSVQIGREFIPISRNYRAKVLAFLEGLSI; encoded by the coding sequence ATGAAAATAAAATGCCTCATTGTTGACGACGAAGAATTAGCCATTGATATAATTGACGATTATATCAAGCGTTTGGAGTTTCTGGAAATTAAAGGAAAATGTAAAAATGCGATTGAAGCATTAAATATGCTCAATTCAACAAAAATTGATCTAATATTTTTGGATATTCAAATGCCGGGCTTAACAGGGTTGCAGCTCATGAAAAACATTGCAAATCCTCCTCAGGTTATATTCACAACTGCATATTCGGAATTTGCACTTGAGGGATTTGAATTGGAAGCACTTGATTATCTTATCAAACCAATCTCATTTGAAAGATTTATTAAAGCTGTGAATCGCTATTTTAAGCTTAATAACTTCAACAATCTCATTATCAACGAAAAAATTGAAGAAAGTTCAAATCCATTTATTTTTGTCAAATCGGATAAAAAAATGCTAAAGGTTTTTCTTAGCACCATTACACACATTGAAAGCATACGAAATTATGTAACAATTTATTTGAATGATGACTCTCAAATTAAAACGCATAATACGATATCTAATATAGAACAAAAACTAACCGAACCGGGATTTCTCAGGATACATAGATCGTATATTGTCTCCACTGACAAAATAGAAAGTTACACTACCGGGAGCGTTCAAATTGGAAGAGAATTCATTCCAATTAGTAGAAATTATAGAGCTAAAGTTCTCGCCTTTTTGGAGGGTTTAAGTATTTAA